From Abiotrophia defectiva ATCC 49176:
TCGTACTTAATTTGATAACCAGCCTTGAGCAGACGGTCATGGATTTCATTATCCTCTGTCCGGCCTAGTCGCTCATCTAGTTCCCCAACATGGTCAAAGACAGACTTCTTATACATGCCATGGAAAATCGATTTGACATAGCGAGGACTATCGGCCTTACGGTATGAGGCAATGCTACTTCCTAGCATGGCTTCTTCCACCTGGTGCAGGGTCTTGCTCCATGGATCGTCTGATTCAATGATGGTCGGGCGCTTACCGCCACAGATGAATTCCCCCTGAGAGATAACCGCCACGTTCTGTTCCACAAAGTCTTCAGGAATGGTAGCGTGGGCATCTACCTTAAGGACACATTCCCCGCGCGCCACCTTAATGCCTTCGTTCAAGCCGGCCGCCAGTGATTTGCGTAGGTTGTTATGGACTTGGATATCGTAGAATTCATCGCGGAACTGAGCTTGAAAATCTAGCATCAAATCTCGGGTCTTATCGGTCGACATGGAATTCATGAGGATAATTTCAATTTGATCGTGGGGATAGGTCTGGTTGAGGAAATCTGAGAAGAGGCCTGGCAAATAGGACTCTTCGTTCATTGCTGTCGTGATAATTGATACTAACATAGGACTAGGCTCCTTCCTCAAGGACTTGGGTCACAACCTCACGGAAACTTTCAATAATGTAGGCTACCTCT
This genomic window contains:
- a CDS encoding glycosyltransferase, with product MRKEPSPMLVSIITTAMNEESYLPGLFSDFLNQTYPHDQIEIILMNSMSTDKTRDLMLDFQAQFRDEFYDIQVHNNLRKSLAAGLNEGIKVARGECVLKVDAHATIPEDFVEQNVAVISQGEFICGGKRPTIIESDDPWSKTLHQVEEAMLGSSIASYRKADSPRYVKSIFHGMYKKSVFDHVGELDERLGRTEDNEIHDRLLKAGYQIKYDPRIVSYQYMRPNFQKMVKQKYSNGYWIGMTSHVRPSCLSLYHFVPFVFTLAVIFSILMLPVTGWFLGLLALAYFGAMAAVTGLTIRKEGFLPHYLAMPFLLLAVHLAYGVGTIVGLFNGLRWRQEYFAAEQDQEETKKPV